A region of the Deltaproteobacteria bacterium genome:
GCGCACGCGGGTCACGTAAATTCAGGCACACGCTTTTCTTGCCGAGATTTTGTTGAATGTAGTAGAGGCTCCGATTATTGCGGTAATTGGAAAATCGTCGCGCCAAATCGCCATTGGGGCCGGGCTCTATTTTTATGACTTCAGCGCCCATCTCGGCCAGCATCCGTGTACAACTTGGGCCAGCGAGCGCGCGGGATAAATCGAGGACACGTAAATCACTGAGTACATGGTCCATTTTCTGGGGCATGCCGTGCTCCTTGTATGAGAAGTCAGAGATCAATCAGCGATCTTGGAACATGAACAACCAGAACCGGCGAATGGGAGAAACGGGGAATCGGAGAACTCAAAATATCTCCCATTCGTTCTCTCCTTGTTAGTCCCACATCAAGCCGCCGTCGACGTTAAATGACTGGCCGGTGATGTTGCGGGCTTCGTCTGAAGCCAGGAACGCCGCCATGTTGGCGATATCATCTCCACTATTGGAACGACGGAGCGGAATCGAGGCGTCCATGCGGGCCATCGCTTCAGCTTCGGTAATTTTCTCACGTTCAACAGTCTCTTTCATCACGCGATCGTATAGTTCGGTGCGAGTAGCGCCAGGATTGATCGCGTTCACATTGATGTTGTAGCGCGCAAGTTGTGAGGCGCCGATCCGTGTCATGGCGATCACTGCACCCTTAGAGCCGGCATACGAAATGTTTGACGTGCCACGAAAGCCTTTGCCAGCAATCGAAGCGATATTGATAATTTTGCCTTCTTTGCGTTT
Encoded here:
- a CDS encoding glucose 1-dehydrogenase, yielding MLLKDKIAIVTGCGAGMGKAIALRYAKEGAHVVCAEVNDATGNQTAVEVSAHDRRGLFVKTDMGKISDINAMVAKTVETFGRIDILMNNAGVTKKLDFFEVTEKDWDWIHTVNAKGVFFCMQAVAREMVKRKEGKIINIASIAGKGFRGTSNISYAGSKGAVIAMTRIGASQLARYNINVNAINPGATRTELYDRVMKETVEREKITEAEAMARMDASIPLRRSNSGDDIANMAAFLASDEARNITGQSFNVDGGLMWD